One segment of Patulibacter sp. SYSU D01012 DNA contains the following:
- a CDS encoding acetyl-CoA acetyltransferase, with the protein MSSLDPRTPVVVGVGQTVHRPDDGSAAPSPLDLMAEAARRAAGDAGPGGDALLRRADGVAIVDVFSWPVPDPGALLAAELGLRPAETVRTVIGGNGPIALLADAATRIAAGEREVVLLGGGEVGTAMRAAALGGPQPDWPTQPEGTTPTRVVGTDRPPSHDAELAAGLMMPVNVYPVVEHALRHAAGRTPQEQRDWIGGWWARYSAIAAEHPQGWSRTPMTAEEIATPAGGNRLISDPYTRAMNANIAVDQAAMLLVTSAGAAEAAGIPRDRWVFLHGTAGASDHWFVGERERLDRSPAIAAGGRALFGHAGIDADDVALVDLYSCFPCAVQVGARELGLRVDDPARPLTVTGGLSFFGGPANDYVTHALATLVEQARERPDELALSSAVGWYLTKHGLALLSATPPARPYAHHDVQATVDAGPRREIVPQAAGTWTVESYTAAYERDGTPALGTVVATDDAGRRAFARSSDGADLERLLAGTAIGGAVELDGAGGFAL; encoded by the coding sequence GTGAGCAGCCTCGATCCCCGGACCCCCGTCGTCGTCGGCGTCGGCCAGACCGTGCACCGCCCCGACGACGGCAGCGCCGCCCCGTCCCCGCTGGACCTGATGGCCGAGGCCGCGCGGCGCGCGGCCGGGGACGCCGGCCCGGGCGGCGACGCGCTCCTGCGGCGCGCGGACGGCGTGGCGATCGTCGACGTCTTCTCGTGGCCCGTCCCCGACCCGGGCGCGCTGCTCGCCGCGGAGCTGGGGCTGCGGCCCGCCGAGACGGTGCGCACGGTCATCGGCGGCAACGGCCCGATCGCCTTGCTCGCCGACGCCGCCACGCGGATCGCGGCCGGCGAGCGCGAGGTCGTCCTGCTCGGCGGCGGCGAGGTCGGCACCGCGATGCGCGCCGCGGCGCTGGGCGGGCCGCAGCCCGACTGGCCCACCCAGCCCGAGGGCACGACCCCCACGCGCGTCGTCGGCACCGACCGGCCGCCGTCGCACGACGCCGAGCTCGCGGCGGGCCTGATGATGCCCGTCAACGTCTACCCCGTCGTCGAGCACGCGCTGCGCCACGCCGCGGGCCGCACGCCGCAGGAGCAGCGGGACTGGATCGGCGGCTGGTGGGCCCGCTACAGCGCGATCGCGGCGGAGCACCCGCAGGGCTGGTCGCGGACCCCGATGACCGCGGAGGAGATCGCGACCCCGGCGGGCGGCAACCGCCTGATCAGCGACCCGTACACCCGGGCGATGAACGCGAACATCGCCGTCGACCAGGCCGCGATGCTGCTGGTCACGTCGGCCGGGGCGGCCGAGGCGGCGGGGATCCCGCGCGACCGCTGGGTGTTCCTGCACGGCACCGCGGGAGCGAGCGACCACTGGTTCGTCGGCGAGCGGGAGCGCCTGGACCGCTCCCCCGCGATCGCCGCGGGCGGCCGCGCGCTCTTCGGGCACGCCGGGATCGACGCGGACGACGTCGCCCTGGTCGACCTGTACTCGTGCTTCCCGTGCGCGGTGCAGGTCGGCGCGCGCGAGCTGGGCCTGCGCGTGGACGACCCGGCGCGGCCGCTGACGGTCACCGGCGGGCTGTCGTTCTTCGGCGGCCCCGCGAACGACTACGTCACGCATGCGCTCGCGACGCTGGTCGAGCAGGCGCGCGAGCGGCCGGACGAGCTCGCGCTGTCGAGCGCCGTCGGCTGGTACCTGACCAAGCACGGCCTGGCGCTCCTCTCGGCCACGCCGCCGGCCCGCCCGTACGCGCACCACGACGTGCAGGCCACGGTCGACGCCGGCCCCCGGCGCGAGATCGTCCCGCAGGCGGCGGGCACCTGGACCGTCGAGTCGTACACCGCGGCGTACGAGCGCGACGGCACGCCGGCGCTCGGGACCGTGGTGGCGACGGACGATGCGGGCCGACGGGCGTTCGCGCGGTCGTCGGACGGCGCGGATCTGGAGCGCCTGCTCGCCGGGACCGCGATCGGCGGCGCCGTCGAGCTGGACGGCGCCGGCGGGTTCGCGCTCTAG
- a CDS encoding NADP-dependent oxidoreductase → MSQAVRFSRYGDPDVLEVVDVPDPQPGPGQVRLRVQAAAVNPFDAKMRSGVFASGDLEAPRGLGVDVAGVVDALGEGVTELAVGDEVLGAAAGGGYAELALARPKSLVRRPAGVPWEVAAGAGTVARTAYRTLELLGVGAGETVLVLGAAGGVGSAAVQLAVARGAAVVGVAAEDRQDDVRGLGATPVVRGEGWEERVRAAAPGGIDAVIDASGHGELGGAVALAGGPDRVVTVAADDAADHGVRFSAGDGDIDSIPGLETFVAGLADGTMRLPVRATFPLAAAADAHRELEAGRGRGKIVLLPGR, encoded by the coding sequence ATGAGCCAGGCGGTCCGCTTCTCCCGGTACGGCGATCCCGACGTCCTCGAGGTCGTCGACGTCCCCGATCCGCAGCCGGGCCCGGGCCAGGTGCGGCTGCGCGTGCAGGCCGCGGCGGTCAACCCGTTCGACGCGAAGATGCGCTCCGGCGTGTTCGCCTCGGGCGACCTGGAGGCCCCGCGCGGGCTCGGCGTCGACGTCGCCGGCGTCGTCGACGCGCTCGGCGAGGGCGTCACCGAGCTGGCGGTCGGCGACGAGGTGCTGGGCGCCGCGGCCGGCGGCGGCTACGCCGAGCTGGCGCTGGCCCGCCCGAAGTCGCTCGTGCGCCGCCCGGCCGGGGTGCCGTGGGAGGTCGCCGCCGGCGCCGGCACCGTCGCGCGCACCGCGTACCGCACGCTCGAGCTGCTCGGCGTCGGCGCGGGGGAGACCGTCCTGGTCCTCGGCGCCGCCGGCGGGGTCGGCTCGGCCGCCGTCCAGCTGGCGGTCGCCCGGGGGGCCGCGGTCGTCGGCGTCGCCGCCGAGGACCGTCAGGACGACGTCCGTGGGCTCGGCGCGACCCCGGTCGTGCGCGGCGAGGGCTGGGAGGAGCGCGTGCGCGCCGCCGCCCCGGGCGGGATCGACGCGGTGATCGACGCGTCCGGGCACGGCGAGCTGGGCGGCGCGGTCGCCCTGGCCGGCGGGCCCGACCGGGTCGTGACCGTGGCGGCCGACGACGCGGCCGACCACGGCGTCCGCTTCAGCGCCGGCGACGGCGACATCGACAGCATCCCCGGGCTCGAGACGTTCGTCGCGGGGCTCGCCGACGGCACGATGCGCCTGCCGGTGCGCGCCACGTTCCCGCTCGCCGCGGCCGCCGACGCCCACCGCGAGCTCGAGGCGGGCCGCGGCCGCGGCAAGATCGTCCTCCTGCCGGGCCGCTGA
- a CDS encoding TetR/AcrR family transcriptional regulator yields MSDRPPVPAPRRPSAGGDGGRPQRSDAVRNRRRVVEAATEVFGERGLDAPVPEIARRAGVGKGTVYRNFPTKEQLAAAVAVANLERYEAILRETLAAASAEDAVAALFGAAAEHLSRDRVLGQSVGAVADDPEVLGCQARIEELIAEALRRGQAAGVVRDDVTADDVKVVFIGIGRVLPPVGHGGRRELWDRMMLLALDALRPGGSALPRGFSGADESRETLRAARTTLR; encoded by the coding sequence ATGAGCGACCGTCCCCCCGTCCCCGCCCCGCGGCGCCCGTCCGCGGGCGGCGACGGCGGGCGCCCACAGCGCTCCGACGCGGTGCGCAACCGTCGCCGCGTCGTCGAGGCGGCGACGGAGGTCTTCGGCGAGCGCGGGCTCGACGCCCCGGTCCCCGAGATCGCCCGGCGCGCCGGCGTCGGGAAGGGCACCGTCTACCGCAACTTCCCGACGAAGGAGCAGCTCGCCGCCGCCGTCGCGGTCGCGAACCTGGAGCGCTACGAGGCGATCCTCCGCGAGACGCTCGCGGCCGCGTCGGCCGAGGACGCCGTCGCGGCGCTCTTCGGCGCGGCGGCGGAGCACCTGTCCCGCGACCGGGTGCTGGGCCAGTCCGTCGGCGCGGTCGCCGACGACCCCGAGGTGCTGGGCTGCCAGGCCCGCATCGAGGAGCTGATCGCCGAGGCGCTGCGCCGCGGCCAGGCCGCCGGCGTCGTCCGCGACGACGTCACCGCGGACGACGTGAAGGTCGTCTTCATCGGCATCGGCCGGGTGCTGCCGCCCGTCGGGCACGGCGGCCGGCGCGAGCTGTGGGACCGGATGATGCTGCTGGCCCTCGACGCGCTGCGGCCCGGCGGCAGCGCCCTGCCCCGGGGCTTCTCCGGCGCGGACGAGAGCCGCGAGACGCTGCGCGCCGCGCGGACGACTCTGCGCTGA
- a CDS encoding aldehyde dehydrogenase family protein, with translation MATTSVTPAQHAGAFLQGPKKLLIDGEWVDAASGRTFETVDPGTGEVLATVAEGDAEDIDRAVKAARRAFEDGPWSRISPSERGRIVHRIGDLIAEHAEELAELETLDNGKPKAVALGADVALAADLFWYMAGWATKLKGGTITPSVPYLPGDSEFHAYTLREPLGVVGQVIPWNFPLLMAAWKLGPALATGNTVVLKPAEQTPLSALRLGELMLEAGVPAGVVNVVPGYGETAGARLAEHPDVDKIAFTGSTEVGKIIARAATGNLKRVTLELGGKSPNIVFDDADVDAAIAGAAQGIFFNQGEVCSAGSRLYVQESQFDRVVEGISSAAQSIKVGHGMEADTDMGPLVSQEQFDRVTHFLRLGAEEGAQHVTGGQAIDRPGYFVQPTVITGADAQHAIVREEVFGPVIAAMPFSDVDDLARQANDSHYGLAAGIWTRDISKAHRLAKRIKAGTVHINTYHVFGAELPFGGYKQSGWGREMGEEVLSNYLETKSVIVGL, from the coding sequence ATGGCCACCACCAGCGTCACCCCCGCCCAGCACGCCGGCGCGTTCCTGCAGGGCCCGAAGAAGCTGCTCATCGACGGCGAGTGGGTCGACGCCGCGTCGGGCCGCACGTTCGAGACGGTCGACCCCGGCACGGGCGAGGTGCTCGCGACGGTGGCCGAGGGCGACGCGGAGGACATCGACCGCGCCGTGAAGGCCGCGCGCCGCGCCTTCGAGGACGGCCCGTGGTCGCGGATCAGCCCCTCCGAGCGCGGCCGCATCGTCCACCGCATCGGCGACCTGATCGCCGAGCACGCCGAGGAGCTCGCCGAGCTGGAGACGCTCGACAACGGCAAGCCGAAGGCCGTGGCGCTCGGCGCCGACGTCGCCCTCGCCGCCGACCTCTTCTGGTACATGGCCGGCTGGGCCACGAAGCTCAAGGGCGGCACGATCACGCCGTCCGTCCCGTACCTGCCGGGCGACAGCGAGTTCCACGCCTACACGCTGCGCGAGCCGCTCGGCGTCGTCGGCCAGGTCATCCCGTGGAACTTCCCGCTGCTCATGGCCGCGTGGAAGCTCGGCCCGGCCCTCGCGACCGGCAACACCGTCGTCCTGAAGCCCGCCGAGCAGACGCCGCTGTCGGCCCTGCGCCTGGGCGAGCTCATGCTCGAGGCCGGCGTGCCCGCCGGCGTCGTCAACGTCGTCCCCGGCTACGGCGAGACGGCCGGCGCGCGCCTGGCCGAGCACCCCGACGTCGACAAGATCGCGTTCACCGGCTCCACCGAGGTCGGCAAGATCATCGCCCGCGCCGCGACGGGCAACCTCAAGCGCGTCACGCTCGAGCTCGGCGGCAAGTCCCCGAACATCGTCTTCGACGACGCCGACGTCGACGCCGCGATCGCCGGCGCCGCGCAGGGCATCTTCTTCAACCAGGGCGAGGTCTGCTCCGCCGGCTCGCGCCTGTACGTCCAGGAGTCGCAGTTCGACCGCGTCGTCGAGGGCATCTCGAGCGCCGCGCAGAGCATCAAGGTCGGCCACGGCATGGAGGCCGACACCGACATGGGGCCGCTCGTCTCGCAGGAGCAGTTCGACCGCGTGACGCACTTCCTGCGGCTGGGCGCCGAGGAGGGCGCGCAGCACGTGACCGGCGGCCAGGCGATCGACCGGCCCGGCTACTTCGTGCAGCCGACCGTCATCACCGGCGCCGACGCCCAGCACGCGATCGTCCGCGAGGAGGTCTTCGGGCCCGTCATCGCCGCGATGCCGTTCTCCGACGTCGACGACCTCGCCCGTCAGGCCAACGACTCGCACTACGGTCTGGCGGCCGGCATCTGGACGCGCGACATCTCGAAGGCGCACCGCCTGGCCAAGCGCATCAAGGCGGGCACCGTCCACATCAACACGTACCACGTGTTCGGCGCCGAGCTGCCGTTCGGCGGCTACAAGCAGAGCGGCTGGGGCCGCGAGATGGGCGAGGAGGTGCTGAGCAACTACCTCGAGACGAAGTCCGTCATCGTCGGCCTGTAG
- a CDS encoding helix-turn-helix domain-containing protein, whose product MADDPLPAQADARHRIAALPPELGPVLRGTLPDVAREILVAIRDEVPTYRRPFEGAFGHAVRQGVEVALGEFVSLLEDPAHPAGETRVYEELGRGEVRSGRTLDALQSAYRTGARVAWRRFADTAHEHGADPATLIRLGDAIFAYIHRLAGLSVTGWAHEQSLRAGATQRLRDTLVRLVTGPRPPSPEDLAAAAAELGWRPPRAVAVLVAPGADGPGDLLRIDPGIVAAGADGGAVGIVPAPAVAERAADALAGRGAVLGPTVPWEDVARSWRRARTLAGLVAEGRVAAPADGTLRAAAHLPAIVVHGDGEAADELADAVLAPLDALAAGRRERHLETIRAWLDHRGHGPRMAEALHLHPQTVRYRVARVRETLAVDLDDPDARFALELALRRRGAR is encoded by the coding sequence ATGGCGGACGACCCCCTCCCCGCGCAGGCCGACGCCCGTCATCGCATCGCCGCGCTCCCGCCCGAGCTCGGCCCCGTGCTGCGCGGCACCCTCCCGGACGTCGCCCGCGAGATCCTCGTCGCGATCCGGGACGAGGTGCCGACCTACCGCCGCCCGTTCGAGGGCGCCTTCGGCCACGCCGTCCGCCAGGGCGTCGAGGTGGCGCTCGGCGAGTTCGTCAGCCTGCTCGAGGACCCCGCGCACCCGGCGGGCGAGACCCGCGTCTACGAGGAGCTCGGCCGCGGCGAGGTCCGCTCCGGCCGCACCCTCGACGCGCTGCAGTCCGCGTACCGGACCGGCGCCCGCGTGGCCTGGCGCCGCTTCGCCGACACCGCCCACGAGCACGGCGCCGATCCCGCCACCCTCATCCGCCTGGGCGACGCCATCTTCGCCTACATCCACCGGCTCGCCGGGCTGTCCGTCACCGGCTGGGCGCACGAGCAGTCCCTCCGCGCCGGCGCCACCCAGCGGCTGCGCGACACGCTGGTCCGGCTGGTCACCGGCCCGCGCCCCCCGAGCCCCGAGGACCTGGCGGCGGCCGCCGCCGAGCTGGGCTGGCGGCCGCCGCGCGCCGTCGCGGTGCTCGTGGCTCCCGGCGCCGACGGCCCCGGCGACCTGCTGCGGATCGACCCCGGCATCGTCGCCGCCGGCGCCGACGGCGGGGCCGTCGGCATCGTGCCCGCGCCCGCCGTGGCCGAGCGCGCCGCCGACGCGTTGGCCGGCCGCGGCGCCGTCCTCGGGCCCACCGTGCCGTGGGAGGACGTCGCCCGCTCCTGGCGCCGCGCGCGCACGCTCGCCGGGCTCGTCGCCGAAGGGCGCGTCGCCGCGCCGGCCGACGGCACGCTGCGCGCCGCCGCGCACCTGCCCGCCATCGTCGTGCACGGCGACGGCGAGGCCGCGGACGAGCTCGCCGACGCCGTCCTCGCGCCGCTCGACGCGCTGGCCGCCGGCCGCCGCGAGCGCCACCTCGAAACGATCCGCGCCTGGCTCGACCACCGCGGTCACGGACCCCGCATGGCCGAGGCGCTGCACCTGCACCCGCAGACCGTCCGCTACCGCGTCGCCCGCGTCCGGGAGACGCTCGCCGTCGACCTGGACGACCCCGATGCGCGCTTCGCGCTCGAGCTCGCCCTGCGGCGGCGCGGCGCCCGCTGA
- a CDS encoding transglycosylase family protein, with protein sequence MLVPFALRGRTGVLAGGLVLALLLLVLAPLPAPGAPSSSALRGEIARQRDRESRLRSTADRLGALEASASRAVAVASRRLAEVQAQYDAARARLASTTTDLRRTRARLVRLRRELDRGRDVLARVLRTRYTADPPGVVEVVMSSDGFSDLLERVDFLRRVQTHDSSVVDAVRGARNEAAGDERRLTALRRSQARQAEMLTRQRDAMAQMQAGLEQRRAAVAQAHRARLAALSNARARRQGAERTLARLEAAQARAARQYAARAASTRAASGKGGGGAAATAAPSGGWAIPWPIVQCESGGQNVPPNSVGASGYYQFMPQTWRALGGSTPNAYQAPKAEQDRLAAKLWAGGAGAGNWDCAAMVGITG encoded by the coding sequence ATGCTCGTTCCCTTCGCCCTCCGGGGCCGCACCGGCGTGCTCGCCGGCGGCCTCGTCCTCGCGCTGCTCCTGCTCGTCCTCGCCCCGCTGCCGGCGCCCGGCGCGCCGAGCTCGTCCGCCCTGCGCGGCGAGATCGCCCGCCAGCGCGACCGCGAGTCGCGCCTGCGGTCGACCGCCGACCGCCTGGGCGCCCTCGAGGCGTCCGCGTCCCGCGCCGTCGCGGTCGCGAGCCGGCGGCTCGCCGAGGTGCAGGCGCAGTACGACGCCGCGCGGGCGAGGCTCGCGTCCACGACGACGGACCTGCGCCGGACCCGCGCGCGCCTCGTCCGCCTGCGCCGCGAGCTCGACCGCGGCCGCGACGTCCTCGCCCGCGTGCTGCGCACCCGCTACACCGCCGACCCGCCGGGCGTCGTCGAGGTCGTGATGAGCTCCGACGGCTTCTCCGACCTGCTCGAGCGGGTCGACTTCCTGCGCCGCGTCCAGACGCACGACTCGAGCGTCGTCGACGCCGTGCGCGGCGCCCGCAACGAGGCCGCCGGCGACGAGCGGCGCCTGACGGCCCTCCGCCGCAGCCAGGCGCGCCAGGCCGAGATGCTGACGCGCCAGCGCGACGCCATGGCGCAGATGCAGGCGGGGCTGGAGCAGCGCCGCGCCGCCGTGGCCCAGGCGCACCGCGCCCGCCTGGCGGCCCTGTCGAACGCCCGCGCCCGCCGCCAGGGCGCGGAGCGCACCCTCGCGCGGCTCGAGGCCGCGCAGGCCCGCGCCGCCCGGCAGTACGCCGCCCGCGCCGCCAGCACCCGCGCCGCGAGCGGCAAGGGCGGGGGCGGCGCCGCGGCCACGGCCGCGCCGTCCGGCGGCTGGGCGATCCCGTGGCCGATCGTGCAGTGCGAGTCCGGCGGCCAGAACGTCCCGCCGAACTCCGTGGGCGCCTCCGGCTACTACCAGTTCATGCCGCAGACCTGGCGCGCCCTCGGCGGCTCCACGCCGAACGCGTACCAGGCGCCGAAGGCCGAGCAGGACCGCCTGGCCGCGAAGCTGTGGGCCGGCGGCGCCGGGGCGGGGAATTGGGACTGCGCCGCCATGGTAGGCATCACGGGCTGA
- a CDS encoding acyl-CoA desaturase, whose translation MSGAAAAPDRPHITMSKGTRYMNIAAVAIPFIGVLVAIVLLWNSAVTWFDIGLTVGLYLISAFGVTIGYHRLLTHGAIQAKPWVRYAFVIAGSTAIEGPALIWAADHRKHHAHTDKEGDPHSPHVGGGEGLRGLWHAHVGWLWSTEIERGWPRKHTPDLLRDKGLVRISKAFPYIALISLAIPFVAGWLYHGSIGGAFQTFVWAGLVRVFFIHHVTWSVNSICHFSGYRRFDVDDHSRNNPVLAILSLGESWHHNHHAFPRSASHGMRWYEIDLSALVIKAFVKAGLMHKPVYISRERQDAKRLGAPAAQPVAAD comes from the coding sequence ATGTCCGGAGCAGCAGCGGCGCCCGATCGCCCGCACATCACCATGTCCAAGGGCACCCGCTACATGAACATCGCGGCCGTCGCGATCCCGTTCATCGGCGTGCTCGTCGCCATCGTCCTGCTGTGGAACAGCGCCGTGACGTGGTTCGACATCGGCCTGACGGTCGGCCTGTACCTGATCAGCGCGTTCGGCGTGACGATCGGCTACCACCGCCTGCTCACGCACGGCGCGATCCAGGCGAAGCCGTGGGTGCGCTACGCGTTCGTGATCGCGGGCTCCACCGCGATCGAGGGTCCGGCGCTGATCTGGGCCGCCGATCACCGCAAGCACCACGCGCACACCGACAAGGAGGGCGATCCGCACTCCCCGCACGTCGGCGGTGGCGAGGGCCTGCGCGGCCTGTGGCACGCCCACGTCGGCTGGCTCTGGTCGACGGAGATCGAGCGCGGCTGGCCGCGCAAGCACACCCCGGACCTGCTGCGCGACAAGGGCCTGGTCCGCATCTCGAAGGCGTTCCCGTACATCGCGCTGATCTCGCTCGCGATCCCGTTCGTCGCGGGCTGGCTGTACCACGGCTCGATCGGCGGCGCCTTCCAGACCTTCGTGTGGGCCGGCCTCGTCCGGGTGTTCTTCATCCACCACGTGACCTGGAGCGTCAACTCGATCTGCCACTTCTCGGGCTACCGCCGCTTCGACGTCGACGACCACTCGCGCAACAACCCGGTGCTGGCGATCCTCTCGCTCGGCGAGTCCTGGCACCACAACCACCACGCGTTCCCGCGCTCGGCCTCGCACGGCATGCGCTGGTACGAGATCGACCTGTCCGCGCTCGTCATCAAGGCGTTCGTGAAGGCGGGCCTGATGCACAAGCCGGTCTACATCAGCCGCGAGCGGCAGGACGCCAAGCGCCTCGGCGCCCCGGCCGCCCAGCCGGTCGCCGCCGACTGA
- a CDS encoding DCC1-like thiol-disulfide oxidoreductase family protein produces MDPAPALLFYDRDCRFCVWGVVGLARRSRPGALALATLQGPLGDAHLGHLPRDAREASWHLWDGERLRSEADVLDGLAPRIATPALRLALQAARLAPRPLASAAYRCLAARRVAASRLVPGAWKARARGTLPALSAPGDDGPRGA; encoded by the coding sequence ATGGACCCGGCGCCGGCGCTCCTCTTCTACGACCGCGACTGCCGGTTCTGCGTCTGGGGCGTCGTCGGCCTCGCGCGCCGCTCCCGCCCGGGGGCGCTCGCGCTCGCGACGCTGCAGGGGCCGCTCGGCGACGCGCATCTGGGCCACCTGCCCCGCGACGCGCGCGAGGCGAGCTGGCACCTGTGGGACGGCGAGCGCCTGCGCTCCGAGGCCGACGTGCTGGACGGGCTGGCGCCGCGGATCGCCACGCCGGCGCTGCGCCTGGCGCTGCAGGCCGCCCGCCTGGCGCCCCGCCCGCTCGCGTCGGCGGCCTACCGCTGCCTGGCCGCGCGCCGGGTCGCGGCCTCGCGCCTCGTGCCCGGGGCGTGGAAGGCCCGCGCCCGCGGCACCCTCCCGGCGCTCTCCGCGCCGGGCGACGATGGGCCGCGCGGCGCCTAG
- a CDS encoding MFS transporter, producing MHLDPPHPDPERQLHHPARILSILSLCALAFALAQTMVVPALTTLQRELGTDASGATWTITAYLLSAAVFTPVVGRLGDMFGKRRMLIVALAAFTVGSAVSAIGSSLGVVVSGRVLQGVGGGIFPLCFAIARDELPSEKVAVGIGAISAVLSVGGTLGLVLGGLLLDHASYHWIFWVGAILGVAGTAGAYLAVPESPVRVPGKVDVRGALVFGVGIVIPLLAISKANDWGWGSARVVGMILGGLAILAAWVLLQSRTAEPIAHVPTLRRPAVLFTNLATVLVGFGMFGSFVVLPQLLQSPEATGYGFGLDATTSGLVMVPGGLISMFAAPLSGRMGAKVGSHVPLAIGGALSAAGLLMLAELHGSIGLIIVGFAVSSVGIGLAFAAMPNLIVDAVSAARTGEATGFNTVMRSVGSSLGSQLVVTVLTGSAIAGSPLPTDGGYTDAFAMLAGVTLVAGVVAALVPRMAARGDRRTAAREAAGAAGR from the coding sequence ATGCACCTCGACCCGCCGCACCCCGATCCCGAGCGCCAGCTGCACCACCCGGCGCGCATCCTGTCGATCCTGAGCCTCTGCGCGCTCGCGTTCGCGCTCGCGCAGACCATGGTCGTCCCCGCCCTCACGACGCTCCAGCGCGAGCTGGGCACGGACGCGAGCGGCGCGACCTGGACGATCACGGCCTACCTCCTCTCGGCCGCGGTCTTCACGCCCGTCGTCGGCCGCCTGGGCGACATGTTCGGCAAGCGCCGCATGCTCATCGTCGCCCTCGCCGCGTTCACCGTCGGCTCGGCCGTCTCGGCGATCGGCTCCTCGCTCGGCGTCGTCGTCTCCGGCCGCGTGCTGCAGGGCGTCGGCGGCGGGATCTTCCCCCTCTGCTTCGCGATCGCCCGCGACGAGCTGCCGAGCGAGAAGGTGGCGGTCGGCATCGGCGCGATCTCCGCCGTCCTCTCCGTCGGCGGCACCCTCGGCCTGGTGCTCGGCGGCCTGCTCCTGGACCACGCCAGCTACCACTGGATCTTCTGGGTCGGCGCCATCCTGGGCGTCGCCGGCACCGCGGGCGCGTACCTGGCCGTCCCCGAGTCTCCCGTCCGCGTGCCGGGCAAGGTCGACGTGCGCGGCGCCCTCGTCTTCGGCGTCGGCATCGTGATCCCGCTGCTCGCGATCTCCAAGGCCAACGACTGGGGCTGGGGCTCGGCGCGCGTCGTCGGGATGATCCTCGGCGGCCTGGCGATCCTCGCGGCGTGGGTGCTGCTGCAGTCGCGCACCGCGGAGCCGATCGCCCACGTGCCGACGCTGCGCCGGCCGGCCGTCCTCTTCACCAACCTGGCGACGGTCCTCGTCGGCTTCGGCATGTTCGGCTCGTTCGTCGTCCTGCCGCAGCTGCTGCAGTCGCCCGAGGCCACGGGCTACGGGTTCGGCCTGGACGCGACGACGTCCGGCCTGGTGATGGTCCCCGGCGGCCTGATCTCGATGTTCGCCGCCCCGCTGTCGGGCCGGATGGGCGCCAAGGTGGGCAGCCACGTCCCGCTCGCGATCGGCGGCGCGCTGTCGGCCGCCGGCCTGCTCATGCTCGCCGAGCTGCACGGCTCGATCGGCCTGATCATCGTCGGCTTCGCGGTCTCCTCCGTCGGCATCGGCCTGGCCTTCGCCGCCATGCCGAACCTGATCGTCGACGCGGTCTCGGCGGCGCGCACCGGCGAGGCGACGGGCTTCAACACCGTCATGCGCTCCGTCGGCTCGTCCCTCGGCTCGCAGCTCGTGGTGACCGTCCTGACCGGCAGCGCGATCGCCGGCAGCCCCCTGCCCACGGACGGCGGCTACACCGACGCCTTCGCGATGCTGGCCGGGGTGACCTTGGTCGCCGGCGTCGTGGCCGCGCTCGTGCCCCGCATGGCCGCCCGCGGCGACCGCCGGACCGCCGCCCGCGAGGCCGCCGGCGCCGCAGGCCGCTGA